A single window of Streptomyces sp. NBC_00464 DNA harbors:
- a CDS encoding extracellular solute-binding protein, translating into MRRGITATALVAALALAATACGSDDDSSNGTSKSSGELSGTVTWWDTSTAGSEDKVFKKIAEGFEKEHPKVDVKYVNVPFGDAQNKFKNAAQSGSGAPDVIRSEVAWTPEFADLGYLAPLDGTAALVKQDDFLKQAAASTKYNGKTYAVPQVIDSMGIFYNKKMFKEAGVEVPKSIDELKTVSKKIKAKTGKTGFYLRGDDAYWFLSFLYGEGGDMVNAADKSVTIDNAAGVKAMTVVKDLVDSGAAKTDATDGWENMQSSFKDGDVAMMINGPWAVADTYTGKEFKDKANLGVAPVPAGSAAQGAPQGGHNLAVYAGSKNLDASYAFVDYMTSVKTQAQVTKELNLLPTRTSAYAEEAVVDNEIVGFFKPVVESAVERPWIPETGSLFAPLVTEYTKVLTGQTSPEKAVKTTGDSYRKLLKGWK; encoded by the coding sequence ATGCGACGTGGCATAACGGCCACCGCCCTGGTCGCGGCCCTGGCGCTCGCGGCGACCGCCTGCGGCAGCGATGACGACAGTTCCAACGGCACCTCCAAGAGCTCCGGCGAGCTCTCCGGCACCGTGACGTGGTGGGACACCTCCACCGCGGGCAGCGAGGACAAGGTCTTCAAGAAGATCGCCGAGGGCTTCGAGAAGGAGCACCCGAAGGTCGACGTCAAGTACGTCAACGTGCCTTTCGGTGACGCCCAGAACAAGTTCAAGAACGCGGCCCAGTCCGGCTCCGGCGCCCCCGACGTGATCCGCTCCGAGGTCGCCTGGACGCCCGAGTTCGCGGACCTGGGCTACCTCGCCCCGCTGGACGGCACCGCCGCCCTGGTGAAGCAGGACGACTTCCTGAAGCAGGCCGCCGCGTCCACCAAGTACAACGGCAAGACGTACGCGGTGCCGCAGGTCATCGACTCCATGGGCATCTTCTACAACAAGAAGATGTTCAAGGAGGCCGGCGTCGAGGTTCCGAAGTCGATCGACGAGCTGAAGACCGTCTCGAAGAAGATCAAGGCCAAGACCGGCAAGACCGGCTTCTACCTGCGCGGCGACGACGCGTACTGGTTCCTGTCCTTCCTGTACGGCGAGGGCGGCGACATGGTCAACGCCGCCGACAAGTCCGTCACCATCGACAACGCGGCCGGCGTCAAGGCCATGACGGTCGTCAAGGACCTCGTCGACTCCGGTGCCGCGAAGACCGACGCGACGGACGGCTGGGAGAACATGCAGTCGTCCTTCAAGGACGGCGACGTCGCGATGATGATCAACGGCCCGTGGGCCGTCGCCGACACGTACACCGGCAAGGAGTTCAAGGACAAGGCCAACCTGGGTGTCGCCCCGGTCCCGGCCGGCTCCGCCGCGCAGGGTGCCCCGCAGGGCGGTCACAACCTGGCCGTCTACGCCGGTTCCAAGAACCTCGACGCCTCCTACGCCTTCGTCGACTACATGACCTCCGTCAAGACGCAGGCCCAGGTCACCAAGGAGCTCAACCTCCTGCCGACCCGCACCTCGGCCTACGCCGAGGAGGCCGTCGTCGACAACGAGATCGTCGGCTTCTTCAAGCCGGTCGTCGAGAGCGCCGTCGAGCGCCCCTGGATCCCTGAGACCGGCAGCCTCTTCGCGCCGCTCGTCACCGAGTACACGAAGGTCCTCACCGGCCAGACCTCCCCGGAGAAGGCGGTCAAGACGACCGGCGACTCCTACCGCAAGCTCCTCAAGGGCTGGAAGTAA
- a CDS encoding carbohydrate ABC transporter permease: protein MAVHTSQSVAKAAGDDVARGRSRGTGNPPPPSRLRRALSTHWYAWTMVAPVVIVIGVIIGYPLVRGIYLSLTDANERNVARSIGVNHMPATYEFVGLDNYTDALTGDQFLGTLGWTLVWTVSCVAITFALGLVFANILNRKIAGRSVYRMALILPWAIPGFVSVFAWRFLYNEDRGLLNKFLSGGGFGGIDWLGDPTWAKISVIVVNVWLGVPFMMVALLGGLQSIPSEHYEAAEMDGATAWQRFRHITLPGLRPVSTTVILLSTIWTFNMFPVIFLLTGGGPGDATQILVTQAYKFSFEISPRDFAQSSTWGVLILVLLMLFAAVYRRVLRTQGDDW from the coding sequence ATGGCTGTCCACACCAGCCAGTCGGTGGCGAAGGCCGCGGGCGACGACGTCGCCCGCGGCCGGAGCCGCGGTACTGGTAACCCCCCGCCCCCGAGCAGGCTCCGGCGGGCTCTGTCGACGCACTGGTACGCATGGACCATGGTCGCGCCCGTCGTGATCGTGATCGGCGTGATCATCGGCTATCCGCTGGTCCGCGGCATCTACCTGTCGCTGACCGACGCCAACGAGCGCAACGTCGCGCGGTCCATCGGTGTCAACCACATGCCCGCCACGTACGAGTTCGTGGGCCTGGACAACTACACCGACGCGCTCACCGGCGACCAGTTCCTCGGCACGCTCGGGTGGACCCTGGTGTGGACGGTCTCCTGCGTGGCCATCACCTTCGCCCTCGGCCTGGTGTTCGCCAACATCCTGAACCGTAAGATCGCCGGACGGTCCGTCTACCGGATGGCGCTCATCCTGCCCTGGGCCATCCCCGGTTTCGTCTCCGTCTTCGCCTGGCGCTTCCTCTACAACGAGGACCGCGGGCTGCTCAACAAGTTCCTCTCCGGCGGCGGCTTCGGCGGCATCGACTGGCTGGGCGATCCCACCTGGGCGAAGATCTCCGTCATCGTCGTCAACGTGTGGCTCGGTGTGCCGTTCATGATGGTCGCCCTCCTCGGCGGGCTCCAGTCCATCCCCAGCGAGCACTACGAGGCCGCGGAGATGGACGGCGCCACCGCCTGGCAGCGCTTCCGCCACATCACGCTGCCCGGACTGCGGCCCGTCTCCACGACGGTGATCCTGCTCTCCACCATCTGGACCTTCAACATGTTCCCGGTGATCTTCCTGCTGACCGGCGGCGGACCCGGCGACGCCACCCAGATCCTGGTGACCCAGGCGTACAAGTTCTCCTTCGAGATCAGCCCGCGCGACTTCGCGCAGTCCTCCACGTGGGGCGTGCTGATCCTCGTACTCCTGATGCTCTTCGCCGCCGTGTACCGGCGAGTCCTCCGCACCCAGGGAGACGACTGGTGA
- a CDS encoding sugar ABC transporter permease, which produces MTTTAPTPTARHSAPKVRLRGERSPLASTALHLTLIVASVIAVFPVLWVLLTSLKPAELATTTDFFKETTFENYTNLLQNTKFLTWFGNSVVVAGLTTLIGVFVSASTGYAVSRFRFPGKRGLMWTLLITQMFPVAVLIVPIYNIMAGMGLLNKPAGLVITYLTISVPFCAWMMKGFFDTIPREIDESGQVDGLTPFGTFWRLILPLAKPGLAVTAFYSFITAWGEVAYASAFMVGEDNLTLAGGLQLFVNRYGAQWGPMTAASVLIAIPAALVFLFAQKHLVTGMSAGAVKG; this is translated from the coding sequence GTGACCACCACCGCACCCACCCCCACCGCGCGCCACTCCGCGCCCAAGGTCCGGCTGCGCGGCGAGCGTTCACCGCTGGCCTCCACCGCACTGCACCTGACGCTGATCGTCGCGTCCGTGATCGCGGTCTTCCCCGTGCTCTGGGTCCTGCTCACCTCGCTGAAGCCCGCCGAGCTCGCGACCACCACGGACTTCTTCAAAGAGACGACGTTCGAGAACTACACGAACCTGCTCCAGAACACGAAGTTCCTGACCTGGTTCGGCAACTCGGTCGTCGTCGCGGGGCTCACCACGCTCATCGGCGTGTTCGTCTCCGCCTCCACCGGCTACGCGGTCAGCCGCTTCCGCTTCCCCGGCAAGCGCGGACTGATGTGGACGCTGCTGATCACCCAGATGTTCCCGGTCGCCGTTCTCATCGTGCCGATCTACAACATCATGGCCGGGATGGGGCTGCTCAATAAGCCGGCCGGTCTCGTCATCACCTACCTCACCATCTCGGTGCCGTTCTGCGCCTGGATGATGAAGGGCTTCTTCGACACCATCCCGCGCGAGATCGACGAGTCGGGCCAGGTCGACGGCCTCACCCCGTTCGGCACGTTCTGGCGGCTCATCCTGCCGCTGGCCAAGCCGGGCCTCGCCGTCACCGCGTTCTACTCCTTCATCACCGCCTGGGGCGAGGTGGCGTACGCCTCCGCGTTCATGGTCGGCGAGGACAACCTCACGCTCGCGGGCGGACTGCAGCTGTTCGTCAACCGGTACGGGGCCCAGTGGGGTCCGATGACCGCCGCGTCCGTGCTCATCGCGATACCCGCGGCCCTGGTCTTCCTGTTCGCGCAGAAGCACCTGGTCACCGGCATGTCCGCCGGAGCCGTCAAGGGCTGA
- a CDS encoding glycoside hydrolase family 13 protein — MTQHLAAPSTGTSDDAPGHRTGWWQDAVIYQVYPRSFADGNGDGMGDLAGVTARLPYLRDLGVDAVWLSPFYASPQADAGYDVADYRAIDPMFGTLLDADALIRDAHDLGLRIIVDLVPNHSSDQHEWFKRALAEGPGSALRERYHFRPGKGANGELPPNDWESIFGGPAWTRTTDADGTPGEWYLHLFAPEQPDFNWEHPAVADEFRSILRFWLDMGVDGFRVDVAHGLVKAEGLPDLGAHDQLKLLGNDVMPFFDQDGVHEIYRSWRTILDEYPGDRIAVAEAWTPTVERTANYVRPDEMHQAFNFQYLATAWDAAELRAVIDTSLNAMRPVGAPTTWVLSNHDVTRHATRFANPAGLGTQIRTAGDRELGLRRARAASLLMLALPGSAYVYQGEELGLPDVTDLPDEARQDPSFFRAEGQDGFRDGCRVPIPWTREGSSYGFGDGGSWLPQPAGWGELSIEAQAGVAGSTLELYRAAIAARRVHPGLGAGTEVEWLDGPEGVLVFARPGFVCTVNTTGAPVRIPVRGSVLLSSTPVQADGAEIELPADTTVWWTV; from the coding sequence ATGACCCAGCACCTCGCTGCCCCCTCCACCGGCACGTCCGACGACGCCCCGGGCCACCGCACCGGCTGGTGGCAGGACGCGGTGATCTACCAGGTCTATCCGCGCAGTTTCGCCGACGGCAACGGCGACGGCATGGGCGATCTCGCAGGCGTCACCGCCCGGCTCCCGTACCTCAGGGACCTCGGCGTCGACGCGGTGTGGCTCAGCCCCTTCTACGCCTCCCCGCAGGCCGACGCGGGCTACGACGTCGCCGACTACCGGGCCATCGACCCCATGTTCGGCACCCTGCTGGACGCCGACGCCCTGATCCGGGACGCCCATGACCTGGGCCTGCGGATCATCGTCGACCTGGTGCCCAACCACTCCTCCGACCAGCACGAGTGGTTCAAGCGCGCGCTCGCCGAGGGCCCCGGCTCCGCCCTGCGCGAGCGCTACCACTTCCGCCCCGGCAAGGGTGCGAACGGCGAACTCCCGCCCAACGACTGGGAGTCCATCTTCGGCGGCCCGGCCTGGACCCGGACCACCGACGCGGACGGCACGCCCGGCGAGTGGTACCTCCACCTCTTCGCGCCCGAGCAGCCCGACTTCAACTGGGAACACCCGGCCGTCGCCGACGAGTTCCGCTCGATCCTGCGCTTCTGGCTCGACATGGGCGTCGACGGCTTCCGGGTCGACGTCGCGCACGGGCTCGTCAAGGCCGAGGGACTGCCCGACCTGGGCGCGCACGACCAACTGAAGCTGCTCGGAAACGATGTCATGCCGTTCTTCGACCAGGACGGTGTGCACGAGATCTACCGCAGCTGGCGCACCATCCTCGACGAGTACCCCGGCGACCGGATCGCCGTGGCCGAGGCCTGGACCCCGACCGTCGAGCGCACCGCCAACTACGTGCGCCCCGACGAGATGCACCAGGCCTTCAACTTCCAGTACCTGGCCACCGCCTGGGACGCCGCCGAGCTGCGCGCCGTCATCGACACCTCGCTCAACGCCATGCGTCCGGTCGGCGCCCCCACCACCTGGGTGCTCTCCAACCACGACGTCACCCGGCACGCCACCCGCTTCGCCAACCCGGCCGGCCTCGGCACCCAGATCCGTACCGCCGGCGACCGCGAGCTGGGCCTGCGCCGGGCCCGTGCGGCCAGCCTGCTGATGCTGGCGCTGCCCGGCTCCGCGTACGTCTACCAGGGCGAGGAGCTCGGCCTGCCCGACGTCACCGACCTGCCCGACGAGGCCCGCCAGGACCCGTCGTTCTTCCGGGCCGAGGGCCAGGACGGCTTCCGCGACGGCTGCCGCGTGCCGATCCCGTGGACCCGCGAGGGCAGCTCGTACGGCTTCGGAGACGGCGGCAGCTGGCTGCCGCAGCCCGCCGGCTGGGGCGAGCTGAGCATCGAGGCCCAGGCCGGCGTGGCCGGCTCCACCCTGGAGCTGTACCGGGCCGCGATCGCCGCGCGCCGGGTGCACCCGGGACTCGGCGCCGGAACCGAGGTGGAGTGGCTGGACGGCCCCGAGGGCGTACTGGTCTTCGCCCGCCCAGGCTTCGTCTGCACCGTCAACACGACGGGCGCCCCGGTCCGCATCCCCGTGCGCGGCAGCGTCCTGCTGTCCAGCACCCCGGTCCAGGCCGACGGCGCCGAGATCGAGCTGCCGGCGGACACCACGGTGTGGTGGACGGTGTGA
- a CDS encoding LacI family DNA-binding transcriptional regulator, whose product MVDGVSVPLPRGPGTGGALRLSDIAGQASVSEATVSRVLNGKPGVADTTRQRVLAALDILGYERPVRLRQRSAGLIGLVTPELTNPIFPAFAQSVEQVLAGHGYTPVLCTQLPGGATEDELVEQLVERGVGGIVFLSGLHADTSADPARYAALTDRGVPFVLINGYNERISAPFVSPDDNAAVRMAVGHLAELGHRRVGLAIGPQRYVPSRRKRDGFVDAAVSLLGLDRSDAENLVCSTLFSVEGGQVAAGALLDQGCTGIVCGSDLMALGVVRAARDRGLDVPRDVSVVGFDDSQLIAFTDPPLTTVRQPVQAMAAAAVGALLEEIGGSPVQRTEYVFQPELVVRGSTAALRSA is encoded by the coding sequence GTGGTGGACGGTGTGAGTGTTCCCCTGCCGCGAGGCCCCGGCACGGGCGGCGCGCTGAGACTGTCGGACATCGCCGGCCAGGCGTCCGTCAGTGAGGCGACCGTCAGCCGGGTGCTCAACGGCAAGCCGGGCGTCGCGGACACCACGCGCCAGCGGGTGCTCGCGGCGCTCGACATCCTGGGCTACGAACGGCCGGTACGACTGCGGCAGCGCAGCGCCGGGCTGATCGGACTGGTGACGCCCGAGCTCACCAACCCGATCTTCCCGGCGTTCGCGCAGTCCGTCGAGCAGGTCCTGGCAGGGCACGGCTACACGCCGGTGCTCTGCACCCAGCTGCCCGGCGGCGCCACCGAGGACGAGCTCGTCGAGCAGCTCGTCGAACGCGGCGTCGGCGGCATCGTGTTCCTCTCCGGACTGCACGCCGACACCTCGGCCGACCCGGCGCGCTATGCCGCGCTGACCGACCGCGGTGTGCCGTTCGTCCTGATCAACGGCTACAACGAGCGGATCAGCGCCCCGTTCGTCTCACCCGATGACAACGCTGCCGTACGGATGGCCGTCGGCCATCTCGCCGAACTCGGCCACCGCCGGGTCGGCCTGGCCATCGGTCCGCAGCGCTATGTGCCCTCCCGCCGCAAGCGGGACGGGTTCGTGGACGCCGCGGTCTCCTTGCTGGGCCTGGACCGCTCCGACGCCGAAAACCTGGTCTGTTCCACGCTGTTCAGCGTCGAGGGCGGCCAGGTGGCGGCCGGTGCGCTGCTGGACCAGGGGTGCACGGGCATCGTCTGCGGCAGCGACCTGATGGCGCTGGGCGTGGTGCGCGCCGCCCGGGACCGCGGGCTCGACGTGCCGCGTGACGTGTCCGTGGTGGGCTTCGACGACTCGCAGCTCATCGCGTTCACCGACCCGCCGCTGACCACGGTGCGCCAGCCCGTGCAGGCGATGGCGGCGGCCGCGGTGGGCGCGCTGCTGGAGGAGATCGGCGGCAGCCCCGTACAGCGCACGGAGTACGTGTTCCAGCCGGAGCTGGTGGTACGGGGGTCGACTGCGGCGCTCCGCAGCGCCTGA
- a CDS encoding carbohydrate-binding module family 20 domain-containing protein → MASRPLSAALALIAGAAALVVPATNAQASAPGTKDVTAVLFEWKFDSVAKACTDSLGPAGYGFVQVSPPQEHIQGGQWWTSYQPVSYKIAGRLGDRTSFANMVSTCHSAGVKVVADSVINHMSAGSGTGTGGSSYSKYDYPGLYSVNDMNDCQSNINNYGDRGNVQNCELVGLADLDTGEDYVRGKIAGYLNDLLSLGVDGFRIDAAKHIPAGDLANIKSRLSNSGVYWKQEAIYGAGEAVSPDEYAGTGDVQEFRYARSLKQVFNNENLANLKNFGEGWGFMSSSKAAVFVDNHDTERNGETLNYKDGANYTLASVFMLAWPYGSPDVHSGYEWSDKDAGPPSGGTVNACFSDGWKCQHAWREISSMVGFRNTARGESVTNWWDNGGDQIAFGRGSKAYVAINHEGSSLTRTFQTALPAGDYCDIQSGNGVTVNGSGQFTATLGANTALALQTGARTCAGGGTDPTDPTDPTHPGTGTSGASFGVNATTQLGQNIYVTGNQSALGSWNPASALKLDPATYPVWKLDVSLPAGTSFEYKYVRKDASGNVTWESGANRTATVPSSGKVTLTADVWRG, encoded by the coding sequence ATGGCCAGCAGACCCTTGTCTGCCGCGCTCGCGCTGATAGCCGGCGCCGCCGCCCTCGTGGTCCCCGCCACGAACGCACAGGCTTCCGCCCCCGGCACCAAGGACGTCACCGCCGTCCTCTTCGAGTGGAAGTTCGACTCCGTCGCCAAGGCGTGCACGGACTCCCTCGGTCCGGCCGGCTACGGCTTCGTACAGGTCTCCCCGCCCCAGGAGCACATCCAGGGCGGGCAGTGGTGGACCTCGTACCAGCCGGTCAGCTACAAGATCGCCGGACGGCTCGGCGACCGCACCTCCTTCGCCAACATGGTCAGCACCTGCCACAGCGCGGGCGTCAAGGTGGTGGCCGACTCGGTCATCAACCACATGTCGGCCGGTTCCGGCACGGGCACGGGCGGGTCCTCGTACAGCAAGTACGACTACCCCGGCCTCTACTCGGTCAACGACATGAACGACTGCCAGTCGAACATCAACAACTACGGCGACCGCGGCAACGTCCAGAACTGCGAACTCGTGGGCCTCGCCGACCTGGACACCGGTGAGGACTACGTCCGCGGCAAGATCGCCGGATACCTCAACGACCTGCTCTCGCTCGGCGTCGACGGCTTCCGCATCGACGCGGCCAAGCACATCCCCGCCGGTGACCTCGCGAACATCAAGTCCCGGCTGAGCAACTCCGGCGTCTACTGGAAGCAGGAGGCGATCTACGGAGCCGGTGAGGCCGTCTCGCCCGACGAGTACGCCGGCACCGGCGACGTCCAGGAGTTCCGCTACGCCCGCAGCCTCAAGCAGGTCTTCAACAACGAGAACCTCGCCAACCTGAAGAACTTCGGCGAGGGCTGGGGCTTCATGTCCTCGTCCAAGGCCGCGGTCTTCGTCGACAACCACGACACCGAGCGCAACGGCGAGACGCTGAACTACAAGGACGGCGCCAACTACACGCTCGCCAGCGTGTTCATGCTGGCCTGGCCCTACGGCTCGCCCGACGTCCACTCCGGCTACGAGTGGTCCGACAAGGACGCCGGCCCGCCGAGCGGCGGCACCGTGAACGCCTGCTTCAGCGACGGATGGAAGTGTCAGCACGCCTGGCGCGAGATCTCCTCCATGGTCGGCTTCCGCAACACCGCGCGCGGTGAGTCCGTCACCAACTGGTGGGACAACGGCGGCGACCAGATCGCCTTCGGCCGCGGCTCCAAGGCGTACGTCGCGATCAACCACGAGGGCTCCTCGCTGACCCGGACGTTCCAGACCGCGCTGCCCGCCGGCGACTACTGCGACATCCAGTCCGGCAACGGCGTCACGGTCAACGGCTCCGGCCAGTTCACCGCCACGCTCGGCGCCAACACCGCCCTCGCCCTCCAGACCGGCGCCCGCACCTGTGCCGGCGGCGGCACCGACCCGACGGACCCGACCGACCCGACCCACCCCGGCACGGGCACCTCCGGCGCCTCCTTCGGCGTCAACGCCACCACCCAGCTCGGCCAGAACATCTACGTCACCGGCAACCAGTCCGCCCTCGGCAGCTGGAACCCGGCGTCCGCGCTGAAGCTGGACCCGGCCACGTACCCCGTCTGGAAGCTCGATGTGAGCCTGCCCGCCGGTACGTCGTTCGAGTACAAGTACGTCCGCAAGGACGCGAGCGGCAACGTCACCTGGGAGAGCGGCGCCAACCGCACAGCCACGGTGCCGTCCTCCGGCAAGGTCACCCTGACCGCGGATGTCTGGCGGGGCTGA